Below is a window of Methanobrevibacter sp. DNA.
AGAAGTTCTGACAACAGCAACGGTATTAGGTCTTTCAGAATTAGGTAATCCTTGAACTTTATCAGCAAATCGACCTGCAGGGGTTTTCCCATCAATAATACCATTAGTTCCAATTCCGCCAAGTTCTGTTCCAACCTCAGCACTTTCAAGTTCTGCAATTTCACCGCCTGCTTCTGCACTTATGCTTTCTACGCTGGCTGCCTGCATTTCTGAAATTCTAGCTGTTTTAGCAGCCTCAAATTCCGATATTTGAGTTACTTCAGCCACCTGTGCTTTTATTGCTCCCGATGTCTCTAACTCAGCTATCTCAGCCGCTTCTACAGTCTTAGCTTCTACAGCACTTGTCATTTCAATCTCAGATATTTTGGCAGCCTCAATAGCTTCTACAGTCTCCGCTTCGACCACACCTGCAGCATTTTTAGCTGTTAAGTAATTCTTTACTCCCCTTCCGACTCCATATACCATATCGAATGTCATCATGGTTCCTGCTA
It encodes the following:
- a CDS encoding YwqJ-related putative deaminase — translated: MVEAETVEAIEAAKISEIEMTSAVEAKTVEAAEIAELETSGAIKAQVAEVTQISEFEAAKTARISEMQAASVESISAEAGGEIAELESAEVGTELGGIGTNGIIDGKTPAGRFADKVQGLPNSERPNTVAVVRTSDGRYYIGYNKAGVNNGEVQAIMDSLGNSNMYNRQCAEVNAISRAINKGANLEGATISVANVRSVGNYSGLHGTPKIPCDVCQPLLDFYGIKIVQ